Proteins found in one Balneola sp. genomic segment:
- a CDS encoding T9SS C-terminal target domain-containing protein, translating into MKRSYYLLLVLFLSSSPLLAQVDYEESIQTIFTAQCNSCHNVGQNTFNSSSYTAVMASTSAADKYNQRHVIPGDEDGSPLVDKIEANPQHGARMPINGELTSDQINLIRQWISEGANEVATNSEEEIGLPDEFKLVGNFPNPFNPGTQIEFDVPVSSQYTISIYSVHGRLISELVGTVSPGRAQIAVNLSNAPTGIYLYRVTALANGSSTLIGIGRMTLIK; encoded by the coding sequence ATGAAGAGAAGCTACTATTTATTACTTGTTTTGTTCCTTAGTTCATCTCCGCTATTGGCTCAAGTCGATTACGAAGAATCCATACAAACTATATTTACTGCTCAATGTAATAGCTGTCATAATGTAGGACAGAACACATTTAACTCAAGTTCTTATACAGCTGTAATGGCCAGTACCAGTGCTGCTGATAAGTATAACCAGAGGCATGTAATCCCGGGTGATGAAGATGGTAGCCCATTAGTTGATAAAATTGAGGCAAACCCGCAACATGGTGCTAGAATGCCCATAAATGGAGAATTAACTTCAGATCAAATCAACTTAATCAGACAATGGATTTCAGAAGGAGCAAATGAAGTAGCGACCAATTCAGAAGAAGAGATAGGTCTTCCTGACGAGTTTAAGCTGGTAGGAAATTTCCCGAACCCATTTAATCCGGGAACACAGATTGAATTCGATGTTCCTGTTTCTTCCCAGTACACCATATCTATTTATAGCGTACATGGACGTTTAATATCAGAATTAGTAGGTACCGTATCGCCAGGGAGAGCACAGATCGCAGTAAATCTTTCCAATGCCCCAACAGGAATTTATTTATACAGGGTTACTGCATTGGCTAACGGTTCTTCTACCTTAATAGGAATCGGAAGAATGACACTGATTAAATAA
- a CDS encoding L-2-hydroxyglutarate oxidase: protein MYDFTIVGAGIVGLSTAYKLSLSFPDAKILVLEKEQKVAAHQTGKNSGVIHSGIYYKPGSYKARNCKDGRYQLVEFCSEHGVAMDICGKVIVATEEEELPRLEKIYARGVENEIEGIKKIDSQELAEIEPYVSGVAAIQVPCAGIVDFAGMCAKMKELLEANKGEVKFGQRVERIMQTNGVAQVVTSKESFTTKYVINCAGLYSDRVAKSAGVSSPVQIVPFKGEYYELKEDAEYLVNHLIYPLPNPEFPFLGVHFTRMALGGIECGPNAVFVFKREGYEKLAFDLEEAFESLTFPGFWKMASRHWQMGLDEYKRSFSKAAFVRGLQKLIPSVREEHLKNAPPGVRAMALLPNGEILDDFHFEVAHNQIHVLNAPSPAATAGLAIGDEIVSRASTEFGL from the coding sequence ATATACGACTTTACAATTGTGGGGGCTGGGATTGTAGGCTTATCTACTGCCTACAAATTATCATTATCATTTCCGGATGCTAAAATCCTGGTATTAGAGAAAGAGCAAAAAGTGGCAGCTCATCAAACCGGTAAGAACTCAGGGGTTATTCATTCGGGTATTTACTATAAGCCAGGCAGCTATAAGGCCAGAAATTGCAAAGACGGACGCTACCAGCTGGTTGAGTTTTGTTCAGAACATGGTGTAGCCATGGACATTTGTGGAAAAGTAATTGTAGCTACCGAAGAAGAAGAGCTTCCACGTTTAGAAAAAATTTATGCACGTGGGGTGGAGAATGAGATCGAGGGCATCAAAAAAATTGATTCTCAGGAATTAGCTGAAATTGAACCTTACGTTTCAGGAGTAGCTGCTATCCAGGTACCTTGTGCTGGCATCGTTGACTTTGCCGGAATGTGTGCAAAAATGAAGGAGTTACTGGAAGCCAATAAAGGAGAGGTAAAGTTTGGCCAACGTGTAGAGCGAATTATGCAAACAAATGGGGTAGCACAAGTTGTTACTTCAAAGGAAAGCTTCACGACCAAATATGTGATCAATTGTGCAGGGTTATATTCCGATCGGGTTGCTAAGTCTGCTGGCGTTTCATCTCCTGTACAAATCGTCCCTTTTAAAGGGGAGTATTATGAACTGAAAGAGGACGCCGAATATCTGGTAAACCATCTCATCTATCCGCTACCTAATCCTGAGTTTCCTTTTTTAGGGGTTCATTTTACCAGGATGGCACTTGGAGGTATTGAGTGTGGTCCAAATGCAGTATTTGTATTTAAAAGGGAAGGGTATGAGAAACTGGCATTTGACCTGGAAGAGGCTTTTGAATCGTTGACCTTTCCGGGTTTCTGGAAGATGGCATCCCGCCACTGGCAGATGGGCCTGGATGAATATAAGCGCTCTTTTTCAAAAGCGGCTTTTGTAAGAGGACTTCAGAAACTAATTCCTTCTGTAAGGGAAGAGCATCTCAAAAATGCACCTCCTGGTGTACGTGCCATGGCGCTATTACCTAATGGGGAAATTCTTGATGATTTCCATTTCGAGGTTGCTCACAATCAAATTCACGTGCTTAATGCGCCAAGTCCTGCTGCTACTGCTGGGCTGGCCATTGGTGATGAAATTGTATCAAGGGCTAGTACAGAGTTCGGTTTATAA
- a CDS encoding universal stress protein, with protein MYSIKNLLVLMELNDHDDVVCEYVNRMSNVVSFESITFLHVTDNLDVPKKLVEKYPGLIAPVDESLKGAIQEKISQYENIQKAPSIDIQISDGVKLQTIGKFVREHDIDLLVINRSDLHDSEITFLQKIARSITCSIALIPPTIPENICSLLVPIDFSRNSYMSLKFALNVIKDQPDMRVVGLHIMKMPSGYFKTGLSYDEFANELQKNAEQELSLFLKENDIDPSSFEMHYKLKKNDSIPYMINRFSFSNQIDAVVMGSRGRNTLSAFVLGSTTEALIDRDQYLPLILIKNKDRNMQLWDAILEL; from the coding sequence ATGTACTCAATTAAGAACTTACTGGTATTAATGGAACTAAATGACCACGATGATGTGGTTTGTGAATATGTTAACCGCATGAGCAACGTGGTTTCATTTGAGTCGATTACTTTTTTGCATGTTACCGACAACCTGGATGTTCCTAAAAAACTAGTAGAAAAATATCCGGGGCTTATTGCTCCAGTTGATGAATCGTTAAAAGGAGCTATTCAAGAAAAAATCTCTCAATACGAGAATATTCAAAAAGCTCCATCGATTGATATTCAAATCTCGGATGGAGTGAAGCTTCAAACCATTGGTAAATTTGTAAGGGAGCATGATATTGATTTGCTCGTCATCAACCGTAGTGATTTACACGACTCTGAGATTACATTCCTGCAAAAAATAGCTCGATCTATTACTTGCTCAATAGCACTTATTCCTCCAACTATACCTGAAAATATTTGCTCTCTATTAGTGCCCATCGACTTTTCCAGAAATAGTTATATGTCACTAAAGTTTGCGCTCAATGTAATTAAGGATCAACCTGATATGCGAGTGGTTGGCCTTCATATCATGAAAATGCCAAGCGGTTATTTCAAAACGGGGCTTAGCTATGATGAGTTTGCTAACGAACTCCAAAAAAATGCTGAGCAGGAGCTTTCATTATTCCTTAAAGAAAATGATATCGATCCCTCCTCTTTCGAAATGCATTACAAGCTAAAGAAGAACGACAGCATCCCTTATATGATTAATCGTTTTTCTTTTTCGAATCAGATTGATGCCGTGGTAATGGGCTCTCGTGGACGAAATACCCTTTCCGCATTTGTATTAGGAAGTACTACAGAAGCACTTATAGACAGAGATCAGTACCTGCCGCTCATTCTTATTAAAAACAAGGATAGGAATATGCAGCTTTGGGATGCTATTCTTGAGTTATAA
- a CDS encoding nuclear transport factor 2 family protein, translating into MYRLFFFLFFVATPTALKAQLNVQSELFKTLQVQDSVFFEKAFNQCDITYLDKTISDDLKFFHDQSGFQDKSIFLNNTEKYICAGQGQKPIRKLEANSLVAYPLYNNGVLYAAIQKGVHHFYLREEGKEDIYTSTADFTHVWVLENEAWKISEVLSYNHRSSQ; encoded by the coding sequence ATGTACAGACTATTCTTCTTTTTATTCTTTGTTGCCACCCCAACCGCATTAAAGGCTCAATTAAATGTACAATCGGAGTTATTTAAAACCCTTCAGGTACAAGACAGTGTATTCTTTGAGAAAGCTTTTAACCAGTGTGATATCACTTACCTTGACAAGACTATTAGTGACGATCTGAAGTTTTTTCATGATCAAAGCGGCTTCCAGGATAAAAGCATTTTCCTTAATAATACCGAGAAATACATTTGTGCTGGTCAGGGACAAAAGCCCATTCGCAAATTAGAAGCTAATAGCTTAGTGGCCTATCCTCTTTATAATAATGGGGTATTATATGCAGCCATTCAAAAAGGAGTGCATCACTTCTATCTAAGGGAAGAGGGAAAGGAAGACATTTATACCAGCACGGCTGATTTTACCCATGTTTGGGTATTAGAAAATGAGGCATGGAAAATTAGTGAGGTGTTGAGTTATAATCATCGGAGTAGTCAGTAA
- a CDS encoding four helix bundle protein, protein MPKDNLIQKKSFQFALQIIELCKKLQDEREYVLSKQLLRSSTSIGANIEEAIAGYSRKDFAHKLSISLKEARETRYWLRLLKHSTITESDVNSYLYDIEQIINILTSIIKTTREKDY, encoded by the coding sequence ATGCCCAAAGATAACCTAATACAAAAGAAAAGTTTTCAATTCGCATTACAGATCATTGAACTCTGTAAGAAACTACAAGATGAACGAGAATATGTACTTTCCAAACAGTTACTAAGAAGCAGCACAAGTATTGGAGCCAATATTGAGGAGGCAATTGCCGGTTACTCAAGAAAAGATTTTGCACATAAGCTATCCATATCCTTAAAAGAAGCTCGAGAAACCAGATATTGGCTACGACTCCTTAAGCATAGTACCATAACCGAAAGTGATGTGAATTCTTATTTATATGATATCGAACAAATCATTAACATCCTTACTTCAATAATCAAAACTACTCGTGAGAAGGATTATTAA
- the recN gene encoding DNA repair protein RecN, whose translation MIQSLYIKDFALIDELEISLGEGLNILTGQTGAGKSIIIGALNMILGERADTDVIRRGAPKAIVEATIKSGDNIALKHLLDAHEIEFRVYQILRREIRETGSRAFINDTPVSIKLLKEAGDLLVDLHGQYDHQLLLKEEHHLGMVDSFGDIAPYLENYQSDFEKMKLLKQELSSLKKREDDLQEKTELYRFQVKELEEARLSPDEEEDLSNEMNLLDNAEVLDQKAAAISELAESDESNILQVLNHLKLNLEDLTRIEPEFESYLEEINAARVSINEAVQFAERYRNNIEFNPLRLEELRHRQAELNRLQKKYQRDIPGLISYLNEIQHELSIADNFDLEIEKLELNIAEQSLKLADSALRLHQQRVQVAEKLGASIKQELSSLGIPNSTLDIKVDLLHSTSGWVEIEGALIDCLETGCDEVRMFISTNKGEEPKPLAKIASGGEVSRVMLALKTILAQEQSLPVMIFDEIDTGISGEISEKVGQSMRKLSNVCQIVAITHQPQIASQAHHHYKVAKSEGEERTTSTIIKLSQEDHIREVASLMSGADISESALNSARELIERSTFKN comes from the coding sequence ATGATCCAATCATTGTACATCAAAGACTTTGCACTCATCGACGAGCTTGAGATCTCGCTTGGAGAGGGATTGAATATTTTAACTGGTCAGACTGGCGCAGGAAAATCGATTATCATCGGGGCGCTAAATATGATTCTTGGTGAGCGCGCTGATACTGATGTCATACGAAGAGGTGCTCCAAAAGCTATTGTAGAAGCTACGATCAAATCAGGCGATAATATTGCTCTCAAACACCTTCTGGATGCCCATGAAATTGAATTCAGGGTCTATCAAATATTGAGAAGGGAGATTCGGGAAACCGGGAGTCGGGCTTTTATAAATGATACTCCGGTTAGTATTAAGCTACTTAAGGAAGCAGGAGACCTTCTTGTGGATTTACATGGTCAATATGATCATCAACTCCTGCTTAAAGAAGAACATCATTTGGGTATGGTTGATAGCTTTGGAGATATAGCTCCTTATTTAGAGAACTACCAATCCGATTTTGAAAAAATGAAGCTGCTAAAGCAAGAGCTTTCATCCCTCAAGAAAAGGGAAGACGATCTTCAGGAGAAAACGGAGCTCTATCGTTTCCAAGTTAAAGAGTTGGAAGAAGCCCGACTTTCACCAGATGAGGAAGAAGATCTTTCTAATGAGATGAACCTTCTGGATAATGCCGAGGTACTGGATCAAAAAGCGGCGGCTATTTCTGAATTAGCGGAAAGTGATGAATCCAATATTCTGCAGGTATTAAACCATCTTAAACTGAACCTTGAAGACCTTACCCGAATTGAGCCCGAGTTCGAAAGCTATCTGGAAGAAATAAATGCAGCACGGGTGAGTATAAATGAAGCCGTTCAATTTGCTGAGAGATACCGAAACAATATCGAATTCAATCCCCTTAGGTTAGAAGAACTCCGTCATCGACAAGCAGAGCTAAACCGACTTCAAAAGAAATACCAACGGGATATTCCAGGTTTAATCAGCTACCTGAATGAAATCCAGCATGAACTTTCTATTGCCGATAATTTCGATCTTGAAATCGAAAAGCTGGAACTGAACATTGCTGAACAATCGCTCAAATTGGCTGATTCGGCCTTGAGGCTCCATCAACAACGAGTACAGGTCGCTGAAAAGCTCGGGGCTTCGATTAAACAGGAACTCTCATCACTCGGCATTCCTAACTCAACGTTAGATATCAAAGTAGATTTATTGCATTCCACTTCAGGTTGGGTAGAAATTGAAGGGGCTCTAATTGACTGTCTGGAAACCGGATGTGATGAAGTTCGGATGTTCATATCAACCAATAAAGGTGAAGAACCTAAACCACTTGCTAAAATTGCTTCCGGTGGAGAAGTGAGCCGGGTAATGCTGGCGCTAAAAACTATTCTTGCTCAGGAGCAAAGCCTTCCTGTTATGATTTTCGATGAAATCGATACCGGAATCAGCGGCGAGATTTCTGAAAAAGTGGGACAATCGATGAGAAAGTTATCGAATGTTTGTCAGATTGTTGCTATCACTCATCAACCACAAATTGCCAGCCAGGCACACCATCATTATAAAGTAGCTAAGAGTGAAGGAGAAGAACGTACCACCTCAACCATTATAAAACTTTCGCAGGAAGACCATATCCGCGAAGTAGCCAGCTTAATGAGTGGTGCGGATATTTCCGAATCAGCGCTAAATAGCGCTCGTGAGCTTATTGAGAGAAGCACCTTTAAGAATTAA
- a CDS encoding RluA family pseudouridine synthase, with the protein MVRDNRNQFLTKVLSEEKKTIYNFKVPAGQQESIRLDAYITSFVENATRNKVQKAIKDGYVSVNGKQEKASYKMLPGDEIYIELPIAPPPEAKAEEIELDLVFEDDDLIVVNKEAGMVVHPAYGNWTGTLVNGLMHHVEELGGEEEEENLRPGIVHRLDKDTSGLLVVAKNDETLATLSAKFAEKDIERTYWAIVWGTPSEEGTIEGDIGRSKHDRKLMTVLPSGRGKHAVTHYKVLEYFDYLSLIEVKLETGRTHQIRVHCAHIGHHVFGDPTYGGTSVRYGPNTGQRKVMFHKLITGLGRQALHAKTLGFDHPRTGEMVQFDSELPEDFQHVLDTLREKCKAEY; encoded by the coding sequence ATTGTTAGAGACAATAGAAATCAATTCCTTACAAAAGTTTTGAGCGAAGAGAAAAAGACCATTTATAATTTCAAAGTACCGGCAGGACAGCAGGAATCGATTCGGTTGGATGCCTACATCACCAGCTTTGTAGAAAACGCAACGCGAAATAAAGTTCAAAAAGCCATTAAGGATGGATATGTATCCGTGAATGGAAAGCAGGAGAAGGCTTCTTATAAAATGCTTCCAGGAGATGAAATCTATATTGAGTTGCCTATTGCTCCACCACCCGAAGCCAAAGCCGAAGAAATTGAATTAGATCTTGTATTCGAAGATGATGACCTGATTGTAGTGAATAAAGAAGCAGGCATGGTTGTTCATCCGGCTTATGGAAACTGGACAGGCACCCTTGTGAACGGGCTAATGCATCATGTAGAAGAATTGGGAGGAGAGGAAGAAGAGGAGAACCTACGACCAGGAATTGTACACCGCCTGGATAAAGATACCAGCGGCTTATTAGTCGTAGCCAAAAATGATGAAACACTTGCCACTCTTTCGGCCAAGTTTGCTGAAAAGGATATAGAGCGCACTTACTGGGCTATTGTATGGGGAACACCTTCAGAGGAAGGAACTATTGAAGGAGATATTGGGCGTTCCAAACACGACCGAAAATTAATGACGGTTCTTCCGTCAGGAAGAGGAAAGCATGCCGTAACTCATTATAAAGTGCTGGAATACTTTGACTATCTCAGCCTGATTGAAGTGAAGCTGGAAACAGGGAGGACCCATCAAATTCGGGTGCATTGTGCACATATTGGGCATCATGTTTTCGGAGATCCCACCTATGGAGGTACTTCTGTCCGATATGGCCCAAATACTGGTCAGCGGAAAGTGATGTTCCATAAACTCATTACTGGTTTAGGTCGGCAAGCTCTTCACGCCAAAACACTAGGTTTTGATCACCCAAGAACAGGGGAGATGGTTCAGTTTGATTCAGAGCTCCCGGAAGATTTCCAACATGTTTTGGATACGTTGAGGGAGAAGTGTAAGGCGGAGTACTAG